The Lycium barbarum isolate Lr01 chromosome 10, ASM1917538v2, whole genome shotgun sequence genome includes a region encoding these proteins:
- the LOC132614643 gene encoding HVA22-like protein e translates to MGSFWTLITYLHAVAGPVTMLLYPLYASIVTIESTSKLDDEQWLAYWILYSFLTLVEMIFQPILDWIPIWYDVKLIAVAWLVLPQFRGATFIYETYVREKIIKKYGESQQHYKSPDHGKAKRKSVHFMSPNKEEDEAY, encoded by the exons ATGGGTAGTTTTTGGACTTTGATCACTTATCTTCATGCTGTGGCTGG GCCAGTGACCATGTTGCTCTATCCTCT GTATGCATCAATTGTAACTATAGAGAGCACTTCTAAGTTGGATGATGAGCAATGGCTTGCCTATTGGATTCTATATTCTTTTCTTACACTTGTAGAGATGATATTTCAACCCATCCTTGACTG GATCCCAATATGGTATGATGTGAAGTTGATTGCTGTTGCATGGTTAGTTTTGCCCCAATTTAGAGGAGCTACTTTTATATATGAGACATATGTTCGAGAAAAAATAATCAAGAAATATGGAGAATCACAGCAGCATTATAAATCTCCTGATCATGGAAAGGCCAAAAGGAAATCTGTTCACTTCATGTCTCCAAATAAG GAAGAAGATGAAGCTTACTAA